The DNA sequence CGCATTCATGTAAGTAATGATAATATCCGCGATCCGCTTCGCTTCCTCTGTCGTCCCGTAGCAATCGAGCACAGAACAAACAGTTAGTTCCCCCGCTTGCCCGCTACTTTCCCCCGTCAGGTAAGACGTTACCTCGTCCAGTGCATGTTGCTGCAGTTCGCCGCCTTTCATGCCGATGAACGCTTCAGCGTCTTCGCGCCGAATGCGCCATTCCCCGCCAATTTTCGTCGCTGCGAGCTTTCCTTCGCGAATGTAGCGGCGAATCGTGCGCGGGTGCATAGAGACGATTTGTGCCAGTTGATCTACGGAAAACAAATCGTGTTCACTCATATGCTAGTCACCCCTTACAAAATAAAAATCGCCTATGTTAGCCCCATACCCTTAAATGACTCATTACCGAGTGTTACCCTTCAACATTAAAACGAAGGTCTTTCTATTACCTTTAGTTACATTTAGACCGAATTAGTACGTATGATTACATTTTAGCACATCATTACCGATATGCAACATTTACTTTTTCCTTCGCGAATAAACGGACGGTTATAATCGCTGAAATGCTACCGTATAAAAATGGTCCGCTCTGGAAAGATGAATAAGACATCGCTTATCGATCGAATCGAAGAAAAGGAGTGTTAACCGACATGCCGACACATACAAATCTCGGCCCCCCGTTTCCGCCACAGCACCAAAACGATCAACCCGGTCTCGAATCACTAATGAACCCGCGCCCGACGTACGACGATCCAAATCTCATCGGCTGCGGCAAATTAAAAGGGAAAGTGGCTATTGTTACCGGCGGCGACAGCGGGATCGGGCGAGCCGTTTGCGTCGCTTTTGCCAAGGAAGGTGCCGATGTCGCTATTGTCTACCTCAACGAGCACAGCGACGCGGCAGAAACGAAACGGGCGGTTGAACAATTAGGGCACCGCTGTCTAACGATCGCAGGAGACGTTGGAGATGAGTCGTTTTGTCAGCAAGCTGTAACCGAAACGGTTACCGCTCTTGGTCGGCTTGATATTGTCGTTAACAACGCCGCCGAACAACACGTGCAAACAGCTTTCGAAAACATCTCGGCGGAGCAATTGCAACGTACCTTCGCGACGAACGTCTTCGCTGCCTTTTATTTGACGAAAGCAGCGCTACCCTATTTACAGCCTGGCAGCGCGATCATTAACACAGCTTCTGTTACCGCCTACGAAGGAAACGAGCAGTTAATTGACTACTCAGCGACAAAAGGTGCACTCGTTACATTTACGCGCTCTCTCGCTAAAGCGCTCGTCGGACGAGGCATTCGCGTCAACGGAGTCGCCCCGGGGCCAATCTGGACGCCGCTCATTCCGGCGTCGTTTTCCGCACAACAGGTGGCCACATTTGGGAGCGACACCCCGATGAAACGGGCAGGTCAGCCAGTCGAGGTAGCTCCCGCGTACGTTTTTCTCGCCGCAGACGATGCTTCTTACATAACCGGACAAATGATCCACCCTAACGGTGGCACAGCCGTAAACGGATAAGCACGAAAAGTACCTGTACGGTACGATCCGGCTTTCTGCGCGTACGCGATTAAGCGAGATCGGTACGCGCACGCCACGCTTAATCCCGCTTATACTAAAAAGTATTTTTTGGTCGTCTACCATCGGTCCACAGATACGTAACCTATTGCTTTTCGGCGATCCAAATCGTCCAGCGGTCTTTCTCGCGGATCGACTCCCTGTCACCGAGCTGCCGTGCAATGAAATCGCACAGATCCGATAACTCGCGATCCGTCAATTCGTGTAAAATCGATCTGCCTGTACGCTGCATTAAATCCGCTTTCAATTGTGCGAAGTTATCATATACTTTGCGCGTTTCCCAATACGACGTTTCGGGTATTACCTTTAAGCCATTATCTTCGAGTCCTCGCGTTACTTTCCTCTGCGAATGACGCCGCTGCAACTCGATGTCCAAAAGACGTGGATACTTCTCAAAAAAATACCCTCTCAGGTGCATAGGACTACCCGGTAGCGCGCAATCTTCCGGCGTTCGGTCTTGGATGATCAGCCTTCCCTTACTTTTCAACACTCTGTTCGCTTCGCGAAAGCATCTGTCTAAATCGCGCAAGTGATGAATGAGGGCGCGTTCTAGTACAATATGGAACGATTTCGCCTCACATCCGGTGTGCAAGGCGTCTCCTTGGATCAATCGGACATTACTAAGTCTACGGCAATTTTCCGCGGCTCCGCGCAGCATTTCTGCGGAATAGTCTACCCCTGTTACACGCCCCCCCGCTTGCGCTAACGCCTTTGTATAGATCCCTCCGCCGCAACCGACATCGAGGATGTAGCTATCTTGAATGTGACAATAGCGATCGATTAGCTCTATCCATTCGTTCGCCGCCCTTCGCGCAGCGTAAGATTCTCGGTTTTTTCGATCGTGAAAATCGATAGACATACTAATGCTCCGTATTCCGAAACCGAATAATCGAAAACTGGCGTAACGTCGAGTTGACGAGTGCATCGCGCAAGCGGTATAAATTCGGGGTAAAACGAAGGTCGACCCCTGTCCGCACAATCGCCTGTATTAAATCCCCCATCGGTTCGACTGCCAGTGGCCGTACTGTGCTATTAGAGACGTAATAGCCAGCGATCTCGTCACACAGCTGAAAATTGCGTCCGTCAAACGTATATTTATAAAGCGTCGTCGACCGGATCGCCTCATACCACTTACTTTCTACAGTAATCACCGTATGCGCTTCTGTATGGCCAAAAAACCGTTCCTCATCTTCCCGACTAATATTTGTTGTGCGCGAGTAGACGATGCGCGGACAGTCGCGTGGGAAGTAATAGTTGACCGCATGAGCCGCGTCAATCGCCCACACGACTGGCTCTAAATGTTTCCGAGAATTAGTCGCGCGCGGGACAAATTCGTCGATATGTGGGTCCTCGCTAAAATGGTATAAGACGTTCATAACGTAGCACCCCTTCGCTTCCTTATAAACATAAGCATACTGCAGTTTCTGCATAAGTAAATAACAAATAAATTATACGATATGATAAGAAATACTTATGTATCTTGTCATGTATCTCATGATCATGTCCTTGCTATCGTCTCACTCCTTTTATGCGTACGGCGATGATCACTCCTCGTCTATATCTATGTCTTTGTCCGGAAACGTCGCCTGTGCCATATGTTTTGTCAAATATGTCCAGCCATCCTCCTGATACACCTTACGCTCTTTCAGCAACTTACCGAGTGCGCGTTTGAACGCTGCTTTACTGATGTGAAAGACGCGTTTAATATCGGCGGGATCGCTTTTGTCGCCGTACGGCATTCGCCCTCTTTGCGCGATGAGATAGTCTAAAATCGCCTGTGCATCATCGGCGTAGGCGTGCTCTTTGCGGGGCAACTGCGAAATGTTTACCCGCCCGTCGCCCCGCACGTAGGCGATGCGTCCTGTTACCTTCTCCCCTAAGCGCACGCCACCCGTCATTTCCTCGCGGTGCAAAAAAGCGATGTAATGTTGATCTGTAAACAAAAAAGCGCCGTCGGCAATGAGTTTGTAGACGGACCCGGTCACCCAATCGTTTAACGCCGTGGACGGTGCCTCGCGCATGAGCGCTGCAAATTCACTTTCTTCCGCTAGGGCAATCAAGAGGCGCCCTTTGCGATCGTCTTTTAAACTGCAGTACAGGTTGTCTTCTACTTGTGGCCACTTCCTGCGGTCGCGCGGCAAGTCGTCTTTGGACAAGAGCACGTCTTTTTGGATGCCAATATTGATGAATGCCCCGAGATGCGGTTCGACCCCGACGACTTTCGCCCACGCAAAGTTGGTAAAAGTCACCTCCGGGATCGTCATCGTCGCCGCCAGGCGGCCGCTGTGGTCGTGATACAAAAACACCTCCACCGTCTCACCTTCTTCCAAGGTGCGCACCGCTTCGTTTTGGTGCAGTAACACATCTTGCGTGCCGTCCGTCAAAAAATAGCCAAAGTCGCTTTTACGCGCCACCTCTAGGTCGACTATTTCTCCCGCTAACAACGTCGTCGTCATCGTTTGTTCCTTCTTTCTTGTTTTAATCAACGTTTATCGCCGATTGATCGGCAAATATGTATAACCCGCACTTATTGTACCACAGCACGGCGACGATCCATGCACATCCATTGACAAGTTTCATCACCTTAAAGATAAGAAAAAAATCTTCAAGAGACACAGGAATAAAACACCACTTATGATCCCTAAAGTAGCGATCGCTAGCCACCAAATGGCATTTTTAAACTGTCTAGAGGTAAATCATATGAAAGGAAGGATAATTAAGGTTATCTAGATTGTCGAGTGGAAACTGTTAAAGCTAACTGATTTTTGTTAAACTGAATCTACGTCAATCTTTTGACATGGATACTGTAGATAATGGTCTATCTGCTTAATAGTATTTTTCATTAATCATAGGTCATCTTCTGCATATCCTCCGGAATAATTATAATATATAATAAGAATGCCCATTTTTGATACAAATGGGCATTTGTCATATTCTTACTTACCCTGCTGGGTCGAGTTTGCACGCACAATAGGTTTAGCATCATCAACAGCAAATGCAGACACTGGGATAGAGAGAACAGCAACAACTACGACGGCAAACAATAGCTTTTTCAAGTTTACAGTCCTCCTCTACTCATTGTTTCAACCAGCATAATCCCCTTCATTGCATCAAGGCACTTGTCCTTATCTCCAATTTTATCGTAATATTGACTTAAAAGGAAGTGCAAATCTTTTGCTTGGTCGTGGAGATCGTGCGTGTCAGCAAGACCGAGTCCTATTTCGCACGTTTCAACATTCGACTTGCCGCTATGCAATTCCATACGCGCCTTAAATACTAGCAAATGTAGATAATCCCTTGGCGTGGTCAAATAACGTTGAAATTCATGCGCTTTCTCCAAGCATTCTTTTGCACGATCATACACCTTTTGATGAAAGTACATTTCACCACACGCAACATAAGCTAATGCCCTACGTTCCTTGTTACCTGTAAGCTTACATAGATCGTGAACAATGCAAAAACATAGTTCTGAATCTTTCCAACGCCGCATAGTCGCATATGCATAACCCATATTTAAATACAGTCTGCTGGCTAAGTCGTTGTCATTATGACATAGGTCAATTCCTTGTCGAAATGCGTCAAGTGCCTGCTCATACACCCCCTGCCGTCTTAAAATAATCCCCTCTAAATTGTATGCGCTCACAATCGTCTGCATGTCATAATATTGCTCACACAAACCTTTAAGTTGAAGCAAACAATGGTACGCACTAGCGTCTTTTCCAGCATGGAACAAATAAATACTCTTGTTAAAGATAGCGTCACCTTTGAGGTATGGCCGAAATCCTTCCGGATCGAACACCTCTAATGCCTTGTCTGCATAGTTCACAGCTTGCATGAAATCATTATCACCATAGAAAGCACAGGCGGACAAACGATTATAAGCAAGCGTCATCACGTTTAACCCAGGGGACGTTCCATATTCCTCCACATCGCTAATAACATCGGTCAATTGAGCATAAGCCTTCTTCCATTCTAGCTGACGACATAGGAGAGACGCATACGCGAGGTTGATACGAATCTTTAAACCCTCATCTTCAACCGCTACTTCATTGCGTTCCAATTGGCAAATTAGTTTTTCCGCACGCTCACAAAGACCACTAGCAATCAGTTGTTCGATGAGCGACAACGTGGACTCAATTTCCCGTTTCGCATCTTTACCGGGAGACATCCTTTCCTTTAATGTGTCTTCATCAAGCCTTAAAGCGTTCATGACATACCGAACCTTGTCACTGCTGGCATTTTGCACAATGCCACGTTCGATGTTGCTAATTGTAGGTACGGAAATACGTTCACTTGCTAGGTCGCTAAGAGTTAATCCCAACTCCTTGCGACGCTGACGAATAATCCTACCAAGCTCAATTCCGTCAATGTTTTTCACTTCCACACTCCCCCTTTAATGACCTGATGAATGTAATATTCGACACGCATCAAAATAATCCTTCTCCTTTTTTAAATAAAATCGTGATCGTAGACAAATATTTAACAATATGGAGATGCGTGACTCAGCTCCTTGTATAAGGCAAACCATGTTGTACTCACATCGGGATTTTAAGCCACATGCACACTACATACTGCTTGCTAATTAAAAACATGGATGAAAATTTCCCTAGTATACACAGGGATGCAGTCATTTAATGTATTTAACGTATTTCGACACGAGCGGCACCATGTCTGTGCCATACACGAAACGGAGGTTTCGCCCAG is a window from the Numidum massiliense genome containing:
- a CDS encoding helix-turn-helix domain-containing protein, which gives rise to MSEHDLFSVDQLAQIVSMHPRTIRRYIREGKLAATKIGGEWRIRREDAEAFIGMKGGELQQHALDEVTSYLTGESSGQAGELTVCSVLDCYGTTEEAKRIADIIITYMNAEDPARGKAKFQYHYDGEAEKGRYILWGKPLFIGKVLSAIGEKEDDHREG
- a CDS encoding class I SAM-dependent methyltransferase gives rise to the protein MSIDFHDRKNRESYAARRAANEWIELIDRYCHIQDSYILDVGCGGGIYTKALAQAGGRVTGVDYSAEMLRGAAENCRRLSNVRLIQGDALHTGCEAKSFHIVLERALIHHLRDLDRCFREANRVLKSKGRLIIQDRTPEDCALPGSPMHLRGYFFEKYPRLLDIELQRRHSQRKVTRGLEDNGLKVIPETSYWETRKVYDNFAQLKADLMQRTGRSILHELTDRELSDLCDFIARQLGDRESIREKDRWTIWIAEKQ
- a CDS encoding CvfB family protein; its protein translation is MIKTRKKEQTMTTTLLAGEIVDLEVARKSDFGYFLTDGTQDVLLHQNEAVRTLEEGETVEVFLYHDHSGRLAATMTIPEVTFTNFAWAKVVGVEPHLGAFINIGIQKDVLLSKDDLPRDRRKWPQVEDNLYCSLKDDRKGRLLIALAEESEFAALMREAPSTALNDWVTGSVYKLIADGAFLFTDQHYIAFLHREEMTGGVRLGEKVTGRIAYVRGDGRVNISQLPRKEHAYADDAQAILDYLIAQRGRMPYGDKSDPADIKRVFHISKAAFKRALGKLLKERKVYQEDGWTYLTKHMAQATFPDKDIDIDEE
- a CDS encoding SDR family oxidoreductase, whose protein sequence is MPTHTNLGPPFPPQHQNDQPGLESLMNPRPTYDDPNLIGCGKLKGKVAIVTGGDSGIGRAVCVAFAKEGADVAIVYLNEHSDAAETKRAVEQLGHRCLTIAGDVGDESFCQQAVTETVTALGRLDIVVNNAAEQHVQTAFENISAEQLQRTFATNVFAAFYLTKAALPYLQPGSAIINTASVTAYEGNEQLIDYSATKGALVTFTRSLAKALVGRGIRVNGVAPGPIWTPLIPASFSAQQVATFGSDTPMKRAGQPVEVAPAYVFLAADDASYITGQMIHPNGGTAVNG
- a CDS encoding helix-turn-helix domain-containing protein; the encoded protein is MKNIDGIELGRIIRQRRKELGLTLSDLASERISVPTISNIERGIVQNASSDKVRYVMNALRLDEDTLKERMSPGKDAKREIESTLSLIEQLIASGLCERAEKLICQLERNEVAVEDEGLKIRINLAYASLLCRQLEWKKAYAQLTDVISDVEEYGTSPGLNVMTLAYNRLSACAFYGDNDFMQAVNYADKALEVFDPEGFRPYLKGDAIFNKSIYLFHAGKDASAYHCLLQLKGLCEQYYDMQTIVSAYNLEGIILRRQGVYEQALDAFRQGIDLCHNDNDLASRLYLNMGYAYATMRRWKDSELCFCIVHDLCKLTGNKERRALAYVACGEMYFHQKVYDRAKECLEKAHEFQRYLTTPRDYLHLLVFKARMELHSGKSNVETCEIGLGLADTHDLHDQAKDLHFLLSQYYDKIGDKDKCLDAMKGIMLVETMSRGGL
- a CDS encoding DUF6886 family protein: MNVLYHFSEDPHIDEFVPRATNSRKHLEPVVWAIDAAHAVNYYFPRDCPRIVYSRTTNISREDEERFFGHTEAHTVITVESKWYEAIRSTTLYKYTFDGRNFQLCDEIAGYYVSNSTVRPLAVEPMGDLIQAIVRTGVDLRFTPNLYRLRDALVNSTLRQFSIIRFRNTEH